Proteins encoded together in one Cyanobium sp. WAJ14-Wanaka window:
- a CDS encoding ABC transporter ATP-binding protein, with amino-acid sequence MANLDRQRLLRLLPYLGRDRRRLTFTLVLLLPVAFAAAIQPLLVGQAISALRHEPVMPWLAGQPVAQQLRTLVSLLLVAVLVRLGLQGFQSFNVQAVGQRLTARIRDDLFAHALGLSLRFHDRTPVGKLLTRLTSDVDALAEVFGSGAVGVLADMVTLLVIAVTMITIEWRLGLLLLLSQIPVIVGILWLQSRFRKANYRVREELGQLNADLQENLQGLEVVQMFRREAYNSASFARTTGSYRQAVTGTIFYDSSISAFIEWVALSAVAVVLGLGGSMVSGGWIGLGTLTTFILYSQRLFDPLRQLAERFTQIQGGLTAVERIGELLEQPIEIAELPASQRSAAAVVSGRERRSAGEVIFENVSFSYRPDDPILTDLSFRVAPGEHVALVGPTGSGKTTVIRLLCRLYEPQQGRILLDGVDIRELPIPTLRQRLGVVLQDTFLFSGNVADNLRLDSPVSNEQLSQFCRDLGLDPLLSRLPDGLTTELRERGGNLSSGERQLLSVVRVAIRDPSVLVMDEATAFLDPSTEATLQRDLDRLLQQRTAIVIAHRLATVEAADRIFVLKKGRLIEEGSHQALRAAGGLYAQLADLQERGLAAL; translated from the coding sequence ATGGCCAACCTCGATCGACAGCGGCTACTGCGCCTGCTGCCCTACCTGGGCCGCGATCGGCGCCGGCTCACCTTCACCCTGGTGCTATTGCTCCCTGTGGCCTTTGCGGCCGCCATCCAGCCCCTGCTCGTGGGCCAGGCGATCTCGGCCCTACGCCACGAACCGGTGATGCCATGGCTGGCGGGCCAACCCGTCGCCCAGCAGCTGCGCACCCTGGTGAGCCTGCTGTTGGTGGCGGTGCTGGTCAGGCTCGGTCTGCAGGGCTTCCAGAGCTTCAACGTCCAGGCCGTGGGCCAGCGCCTGACCGCCCGCATCCGCGACGATCTCTTTGCCCATGCCCTGGGCCTCTCGCTGCGCTTCCACGACCGCACCCCCGTGGGCAAGTTGCTGACCAGGCTCACCAGTGATGTGGATGCCCTGGCGGAGGTATTTGGCAGTGGCGCCGTCGGCGTTCTCGCAGACATGGTCACCCTGCTGGTGATCGCCGTGACCATGATCACGATTGAGTGGCGCCTGGGGCTGCTGCTGCTCCTCAGCCAGATCCCAGTAATTGTCGGCATCCTTTGGCTGCAGAGCCGCTTCCGCAAGGCCAACTACCGGGTGAGGGAGGAGCTTGGCCAACTCAATGCCGACCTCCAGGAAAACCTGCAGGGATTGGAGGTGGTCCAAATGTTTCGGCGTGAGGCCTACAACAGCGCCAGTTTTGCCCGCACCACCGGCTCCTATCGCCAGGCCGTAACCGGCACGATCTTCTACGACAGCTCGATTTCGGCCTTCATTGAATGGGTGGCCCTCAGTGCCGTGGCCGTGGTGTTGGGCCTGGGCGGTTCGATGGTTAGCGGTGGCTGGATTGGCCTGGGCACCCTCACCACCTTCATCCTCTATTCCCAACGACTTTTTGATCCCCTGCGCCAACTGGCCGAGCGCTTTACCCAGATCCAGGGTGGTCTCACCGCCGTCGAGCGCATTGGTGAGTTGCTGGAGCAACCGATTGAAATTGCCGAATTGCCAGCCAGCCAGCGCAGTGCCGCGGCGGTGGTCAGTGGCCGGGAGCGCCGCAGCGCCGGCGAGGTGATTTTTGAAAATGTCTCCTTCTCCTATCGCCCCGATGACCCGATCCTTACGGACCTCAGTTTCCGCGTAGCACCGGGGGAACATGTGGCCCTGGTGGGTCCGACGGGCTCGGGCAAAACCACCGTAATTCGCCTGCTTTGCAGGCTCTATGAGCCCCAACAGGGTCGGATCCTGCTGGATGGGGTCGACATTCGGGAACTGCCAATTCCCACCCTGCGCCAAAGGCTTGGGGTGGTGCTGCAGGACACCTTCCTGTTCAGCGGCAATGTGGCCGACAACCTGCGCCTTGATTCTCCCGTTAGTAACGAGCAGCTCAGCCAGTTCTGCCGTGATCTGGGCCTCGATCCCCTGCTCTCTCGCTTACCCGACGGCCTGACCACCGAACTGCGCGAACGGGGCGGAAACCTTTCTTCTGGAGAGCGCCAGCTGTTGTCGGTGGTGCGGGTGGCCATTCGTGATCCCTCGGTGCTGGTGATGGATGAGGCCACGGCCTTCCTGGACCCCTCCACGGAAGCCACCCTGCAGCGCGACCTTGATCGCCTGCTCCAACAGCGCACGGCCATCGTGATTGCCCACCGATTGGCCACGGTGGAGGCGGCAGACCGGATTTTTGTGCTCAAAAAAGGTCGACTAATCGAGGAGGGCAGCCACCAGGCCCTGCGGGCGGCCGGCGGCCTCTATGCCCAGTTGGCGGACCTCCAGGAGCGCGGCCTGGCAGCCCTTTAG
- the hisG gene encoding ATP phosphoribosyltransferase — MITVALAKGALLKDSVGRFAAAGLDFSAVLDPKNRQLMVPSTCGTARALLVRNADVPVYVAYGQAQLGVVGFDVLQEHQLPVAQLLDLGFGGCRMSVAVKASSGYQRAADLPAHCRIASKFTRCAETYFQALDLPVELIHLAGSVELGPITGMSEAIVDLVATGRTLAENGLVAIEDLFQSTARLVGHPISLRLDGGALQEIVDRLALASTAGLASSN; from the coding sequence ATGATCACCGTCGCTCTGGCGAAAGGGGCCCTTCTTAAGGACAGTGTCGGACGGTTTGCCGCTGCCGGGCTTGATTTTTCGGCCGTGCTCGACCCTAAAAACCGCCAGCTGATGGTGCCCAGCACCTGTGGCACGGCCCGGGCGCTGTTGGTGCGCAATGCCGATGTGCCGGTCTACGTGGCCTACGGCCAGGCCCAGCTGGGGGTGGTTGGTTTCGATGTGCTCCAGGAGCACCAGTTGCCCGTGGCCCAGCTGCTCGATTTGGGTTTTGGTGGCTGTCGGATGAGCGTGGCGGTTAAGGCCTCCAGTGGTTACCAGCGCGCCGCAGACCTGCCGGCCCATTGCCGCATTGCCAGCAAATTCACCCGTTGCGCCGAGACCTATTTCCAGGCCCTGGACCTGCCGGTGGAGCTGATCCATCTGGCGGGCTCGGTGGAATTGGGCCCGATTACGGGCATGAGTGAGGCGATTGTGGATTTGGTGGCCACGGGCCGCACTCTCGCCGAAAACGGTTTGGTTGCTATCGAGGATTTGTTCCAATCCACCGCCCGGCTGGTGGGCCATCCGATCTCGCTGCGCCTAGATGGCGGCGCCCTGCAGGAAATTGTCGATCGCCTTGCCCTGGCATCGACAGCTGGGCTGGCTAGCTCCAACTGA
- the gloB gene encoding hydroxyacylglutathione hydrolase, with amino-acid sequence MALPAESLGVELIPVLNDNYVFLLSRGGQAVVVDPAIAEPVRAILEERGLELIAILQTHHHSDHIGGTAGLLRRWPKAAVFASHADRDRIPLQTEGVAGGMGFQLLGEEVEVIDVPGHTRAHLAYWLPESGHLFCGDTLFAGGCGRLFEGTAQQMHSSLQKLGSLPGATKVWCAHEYTASNLGWAAAEEPQNPAIAKRLNQVLALRSDGVATIPSTIDLEQATNLFMRAEGPEQLAALRQRKDNWR; translated from the coding sequence ATGGCGCTGCCTGCCGAGAGCCTGGGAGTGGAGCTGATCCCCGTACTCAACGACAACTACGTATTTCTGCTGAGCCGTGGGGGCCAGGCGGTGGTGGTGGATCCGGCCATTGCCGAACCGGTGCGGGCAATTCTTGAGGAGCGGGGCTTGGAATTGATCGCCATCCTCCAAACCCACCACCACTCAGACCACATCGGCGGCACGGCGGGCCTGCTGCGTCGCTGGCCCAAGGCAGCAGTGTTTGCCTCCCATGCCGACCGCGACCGCATTCCCCTGCAGACCGAGGGGGTGGCCGGAGGAATGGGCTTCCAACTACTGGGGGAGGAGGTGGAAGTGATCGATGTGCCAGGCCATACCCGGGCCCACCTGGCCTATTGGTTACCCGAATCCGGCCACCTCTTCTGCGGCGACACCCTGTTTGCCGGCGGCTGCGGCCGCCTGTTTGAAGGCACGGCGCAGCAAATGCACAGCTCCCTGCAAAAACTGGGATCCCTACCTGGGGCCACCAAGGTGTGGTGCGCCCATGAGTACACGGCCTCCAACCTGGGCTGGGCGGCGGCGGAAGAACCCCAGAACCCAGCCATTGCCAAACGCCTAAACCAGGTGCTGGCGCTGCGCTCAGATGGCGTTGCCACCATCCCGAGCACAATTGACCTGGAGCAGGCAACCAATTTGTTTATGAGGGCAGAAGGCCCCGAGCAACTGGCCGCCCTGCGCCAACGTAAGGACAACTGGCGTTAG
- a CDS encoding Rid family detoxifying hydrolase translates to MDSHPQEAVTTAGAPAPVGPYNQAVKAGGVLYCSGQIALDPASGAMVGGGDVEAETRQVLANLQAVLTAAGSSAAQVVRTTVFLADLADFAKVNALYAEMFGAGIAPARACVEVAALPKGARVEIDCIALLG, encoded by the coding sequence ATGGATTCCCACCCCCAGGAGGCCGTAACCACGGCCGGAGCACCAGCTCCCGTAGGGCCCTACAACCAGGCCGTAAAGGCCGGCGGGGTGCTCTATTGCTCCGGCCAAATTGCCCTCGATCCAGCTAGCGGCGCGATGGTGGGGGGCGGAGATGTGGAGGCAGAAACCAGGCAGGTACTGGCCAATCTCCAGGCCGTGCTCACTGCCGCTGGCTCCAGTGCGGCTCAGGTGGTGCGCACCACCGTGTTTCTGGCGGATCTTGCAGACTTCGCCAAGGTCAATGCCCTTTACGCCGAGATGTTCGGCGCTGGCATCGCCCCGGCGCGGGCCTGCGTGGAGGTGGCGGCACTGCCCAAGGGGGCTCGGGTCGAAATCGACTGCATTGCCCTACTGGGTTAG
- a CDS encoding BrnT family toxin, translating into MDFEFDPLKSKANQAKHGIDFVDAQALWNDPDLLEIPARTTDELRFLVIAQIHGKHWSAVITHRSQAIRLISVRCSRPEEVKLYEQL; encoded by the coding sequence ATGGACTTTGAGTTCGACCCGCTCAAGAGCAAAGCCAACCAGGCCAAGCACGGTATCGACTTCGTGGATGCACAAGCTCTATGGAACGATCCCGACCTGCTGGAAATACCAGCCCGCACAACTGATGAGCTGCGGTTTCTCGTCATTGCTCAGATCCATGGCAAGCACTGGTCAGCCGTGATCACCCATCGCAGCCAGGCCATCCGTCTCATTTCTGTCCGTTGCTCACGCCCAGAAGAGGTAAAGCTCTATGAACAGCTCTGA
- the brnA gene encoding type II toxin-antitoxin system BrnA family antitoxin: protein MNSSEFDRCFDAGDAVLGALDLNAATRPRLQQKRVNVDFPVWMVEQLDHEATRLGVTRQSIIKVWLAERLERRTESNPGMAALT, encoded by the coding sequence ATGAACAGCTCTGAATTTGATCGTTGCTTCGATGCTGGTGACGCTGTTCTAGGCGCACTTGATCTCAACGCCGCGACGCGGCCCCGCCTGCAGCAGAAGCGCGTAAATGTGGATTTTCCAGTTTGGATGGTCGAACAGCTCGACCATGAGGCCACCCGCCTTGGGGTGACACGGCAGTCAATCATCAAGGTCTGGCTGGCAGAACGACTGGAGCGACGCACTGAATCCAATCCGGGTATGGCCGCCCTCACCTGA
- a CDS encoding galactose oxidase has translation MGVHLPRPAALAARLEIPIEEWRYLDEAVLLKTRSRKVCMTCHWFRHHAGVNCIPVLTCQLHQGLVAHGEHLTSRCQGWTDDMTHSRGWAPELA, from the coding sequence ATGGGTGTCCACCTCCCACGGCCTGCGGCCCTGGCCGCCCGGCTTGAAATCCCTATCGAAGAGTGGCGTTACCTCGATGAGGCTGTGCTGCTCAAGACCCGCAGCCGCAAGGTCTGCATGACCTGCCATTGGTTTAGGCATCACGCTGGGGTGAACTGCATCCCGGTGCTCACCTGCCAGCTGCACCAAGGGCTGGTCGCCCATGGCGAGCACCTGACCAGCCGCTGCCAGGGCTGGACTGATGACATGACGCACAGCCGCGGCTGGGCGCCGGAGCTGGCGTGA
- a CDS encoding DUF1651 domain-containing protein, translating to MNVTDRTGQPPLSPLEGWISDGRQVLHFQPRRYDRWSQTLEVTLGEVMTSGEPPLLKRRKELTREQAMKLWAQKHQQGWQVCKPQWTPPPLPRA from the coding sequence ATGAATGTCACGGACAGGACAGGCCAGCCGCCGCTCTCCCCTCTGGAGGGCTGGATCAGTGATGGCCGTCAGGTCCTGCATTTCCAGCCGCGCCGCTACGACCGCTGGAGCCAGACCCTGGAGGTGACGCTGGGAGAAGTGATGACCAGTGGCGAGCCGCCGCTGCTGAAACGCCGCAAAGAGCTAACGCGGGAGCAAGCGATGAAGCTTTGGGCCCAGAAGCACCAGCAGGGCTGGCAGGTATGCAAACCGCAGTGGACGCCGCCACCGCTGCCACGGGCTTGA
- a CDS encoding DUF4236 domain-containing protein gives MSSISVGGRGASFNIPLARSGGPRTTLGLPGTGLSWSVEHEPGPAAGLPNSRRLRPGQLDALKQSLLTVLRQELFSPGSLGEQLWEHGLMSRLLADGSLSARTTGLLTLIETPEAMEGYLLRAQGQDDA, from the coding sequence TTGAGCTCGATCTCTGTTGGCGGAAGGGGTGCTTCCTTCAATATCCCCCTAGCTCGCAGCGGTGGCCCCCGCACCACCCTGGGGCTGCCAGGGACCGGCCTGAGCTGGAGCGTTGAGCATGAACCTGGCCCTGCAGCGGGTCTACCCAACAGCCGCCGGCTGCGGCCCGGCCAACTCGATGCCCTCAAGCAGTCGCTGCTAACGGTGCTGCGTCAGGAGCTTTTTTCTCCTGGCTCCTTAGGAGAGCAGCTGTGGGAGCACGGCCTGATGAGCCGCCTGCTGGCTGATGGTTCCCTCAGTGCGCGCACCACGGGCTTGTTGACTCTGATCGAAACCCCGGAGGCGATGGAGGGCTATCTATTGCGGGCCCAGGGCCAGGACGATGCCTAG
- a CDS encoding thermonuclease family protein, with amino-acid sequence METAPVQTPATVRWVLLGVALWVSVAGPAEVHSQSVTATVLSIGDGDTVPVRQAGRTITVRLACIDAPDTAQSPYGQQARTYLQQRLPIGREVSLDVKTTDRYGRFVAEVFSGVIITLHWWKAVRPLPIASTRAAAIPRGIWTPST; translated from the coding sequence ATGGAAACGGCGCCGGTGCAAACTCCGGCGACGGTCAGATGGGTTCTGCTGGGTGTCGCGCTCTGGGTGTCCGTGGCCGGGCCAGCTGAAGTCCATAGCCAAAGCGTCACGGCCACCGTGCTTTCCATCGGCGATGGCGACACGGTTCCTGTACGCCAGGCCGGCAGGACCATCACTGTGCGGTTGGCCTGCATCGATGCCCCAGATACCGCCCAGAGCCCATACGGCCAACAGGCCCGCACGTATTTGCAACAGAGGCTGCCAATTGGCCGGGAGGTCAGCCTCGATGTGAAAACCACAGACCGCTACGGCCGCTTCGTGGCGGAGGTGTTCAGCGGCGTGATCATCACCTTGCATTGGTGGAAGGCGGTCAGGCCTTTGCCTATCGCCAGTACTAGGGCGGCTGCAATACCAAGGGGTATCTGGACGCCGAGCACCTGA
- a CDS encoding helix-turn-helix domain-containing protein: protein MGPPQRQSVARISKELGIHLATLYRWRRAWRLQGQVVPASQKDPESWGSTDKFTVVVETAGFNATELSGYCRERGLYPEQVGIWRQAAQDANAQPLLTMSDQKDLQKRHQEDQREIKRLQQELRRKEKALAEAAALLLAAKKIQAFWPEDGDD, encoded by the coding sequence ATGGGTCCTCCACAAAGGCAGAGCGTGGCCCGGATTTCCAAGGAGCTGGGCATTCACCTTGCCACCCTCTACAGATGGAGAAGGGCTTGGCGACTGCAGGGTCAGGTGGTGCCGGCATCGCAAAAGGATCCGGAGAGTTGGGGTTCTACCGATAAGTTCACGGTGGTGGTCGAGACCGCTGGCTTCAATGCCACCGAGCTCAGCGGTTACTGCCGCGAGAGGGGTTTGTACCCGGAACAGGTAGGAATTTGGCGGCAGGCGGCTCAAGATGCCAATGCCCAGCCTCTGCTGACGATGAGTGACCAGAAGGACCTCCAGAAGCGGCACCAGGAGGATCAACGGGAGATCAAACGTCTGCAGCAGGAGCTCAGGCGTAAAGAAAAGGCCTTGGCGGAGGCGGCGGCACTGCTGTTGGCTGCAAAAAAGATCCAGGCCTTCTGGCCAGAGGACGGGGACGATTGA
- a CDS encoding helix-turn-helix domain-containing protein, giving the protein MDEGIADGARARAVADLLGVGLTTLQRWRRQFAGNALHQAKGLRTRDSPASEQVGRRRQAGAGRLIPKPILRQGQAHRQRVGLLC; this is encoded by the coding sequence TTGGATGAGGGTATTGCTGATGGTGCTCGCGCTCGTGCGGTGGCCGATCTACTCGGCGTGGGTCTGACCACCCTGCAGCGCTGGCGCAGGCAGTTTGCTGGTAATGCTCTTCATCAAGCAAAGGGACTACGAACGCGAGATTCGCCAGCTTCGGAACAGGTGGGTAGACGCAGGCAAGCCGGGGCTGGGCGTTTAATCCCAAAACCGATCCTGCGCCAGGGCCAAGCTCATCGCCAACGTGTTGGCCTGCTCTGCTGA
- a CDS encoding chlororespiratory reduction protein 7, translated as MSDSLLRELDHYVVLEPGGGERILTAAEPLA; from the coding sequence ATGTCCGATTCCCTGTTGCGGGAGCTTGATCATTACGTGGTGCTGGAGCCAGGTGGCGGCGAGCGGATTCTCACGGCGGCCGAACCCCTGGCCTGA
- a CDS encoding DUF6816 family protein translates to MTGALLAPMLALLLAIGPGVLAERAAHWPEWRLPAPLERPSARPGHQDLSYPDWMAGRWQVRSDDLEYEVRFSPDPGGTVVGDRAFNATAIGRALLGAALLQVRNDPTNPNRQIALLANDQQLESTVVGRRSESSMPSGFWSDELALQVLHGPGDPRVSRVETLSHYSQNPDGTVTTEQWQASYPSPALGLAAAASSSGHFHLTLTPLNPAPPPAQSDPVS, encoded by the coding sequence ATGACTGGAGCCCTACTGGCACCCATGCTGGCGCTGCTGCTGGCGATCGGGCCGGGCGTGCTGGCGGAACGGGCCGCCCACTGGCCCGAGTGGCGCCTACCCGCTCCCCTGGAGCGCCCCTCAGCTCGACCCGGCCACCAGGACCTGAGCTACCCCGACTGGATGGCCGGGCGCTGGCAGGTGCGCAGCGATGACTTGGAGTACGAGGTGCGCTTCAGCCCCGACCCAGGCGGAACGGTAGTGGGAGATCGGGCCTTCAATGCCACCGCGATCGGCCGGGCCCTACTTGGCGCTGCCCTGCTGCAAGTGCGAAATGATCCGACCAACCCAAACCGCCAGATCGCCTTGCTGGCGAATGATCAGCAGCTGGAATCGACGGTGGTGGGACGCCGCAGCGAATCGTCCATGCCGAGCGGCTTCTGGTCTGACGAACTGGCCCTGCAGGTGCTGCATGGCCCCGGCGACCCCCGGGTGAGCCGGGTGGAAACCCTGAGTCACTACAGCCAAAACCCCGACGGCACGGTGACAACCGAGCAGTGGCAGGCCAGCTATCCCTCTCCTGCCCTAGGTCTGGCCGCCGCGGCCAGCAGCAGTGGCCACTTCCACCTAACCCTGACACCGCTCAACCCCGCCCCACCTCCAGCACAATCCGATCCCGTCAGTTGA
- a CDS encoding mobile mystery protein A has product MNTKELLLAQMDAVLIEAASHPLPPRPPTGWLRAIRQALGMTSPLLAARLEITASGVRKLEQAEAAEAITLGTLRRVAEALDCDLQYALVPRRPLREMRWKRALHLAQQWQQRAGRTMALEAQPVTSPSATPDERLEAMAQEILRTSGSRLWV; this is encoded by the coding sequence ATGAATACCAAGGAGCTACTGCTGGCCCAGATGGATGCGGTGCTAATCGAGGCCGCGAGTCATCCGCTGCCGCCCCGTCCGCCGACGGGCTGGCTGCGGGCCATACGCCAGGCCCTGGGCATGACCTCGCCCCTACTGGCGGCTCGCTTGGAAATCACTGCCTCCGGGGTGCGAAAGCTGGAGCAGGCCGAGGCGGCCGAGGCCATCACGCTCGGCACCCTGCGAAGGGTGGCCGAGGCCCTCGACTGTGATCTGCAGTACGCCCTCGTTCCCAGGCGCCCGTTGCGGGAGATGAGATGGAAACGGGCTCTGCACCTTGCGCAGCAGTGGCAGCAGCGCGCCGGTCGAACGATGGCGCTGGAGGCCCAGCCCGTTACCTCGCCCTCTGCAACGCCGGATGAGCGACTCGAGGCCATGGCCCAGGAGATCCTCCGCACCAGCGGCAGCCGGCTGTGGGTATGA
- a CDS encoding mobile mystery protein B, with amino-acid sequence MNDDLPAGATPLDGEELEGLLPTHLVNRSQLNEWEQQNIEACLLWLSRLRRPRPLEENWLRRLHREMFGQSWRWAGQYLNSDKNIGADWRQIRMQVPALLADIAIRFHHRLVSIHPFPNGNGRHPRLIADVLIEQLGAPRFSWGGSNYLVDASAQRQKYIAALQQADRGNISALLAFARAS; translated from the coding sequence ATGAACGACGACCTACCGGCCGGGGCGACGCCTCTCGATGGGGAGGAGCTGGAGGGGCTGCTGCCCACCCATCTAGTGAACCGCAGCCAGCTCAACGAATGGGAGCAACAGAACATCGAGGCCTGCCTACTCTGGCTATCACGTCTACGGAGGCCGCGGCCGCTGGAAGAGAACTGGCTACGTCGTTTGCACCGCGAGATGTTTGGCCAGAGTTGGCGTTGGGCCGGTCAATACCTCAACAGCGACAAGAACATCGGTGCCGACTGGCGGCAGATTCGCATGCAGGTGCCGGCCCTGCTGGCAGACATCGCCATCCGCTTCCATCACCGGCTGGTCTCCATCCACCCATTCCCAAATGGCAACGGGCGCCATCCGCGCCTGATCGCTGATGTGTTGATCGAGCAGCTGGGGGCACCTCGCTTCTCCTGGGGAGGCAGCAACTACCTCGTCGATGCCTCTGCCCAGCGCCAGAAGTACATCGCTGCGCTTCAACAAGCAGACCGGGGCAACATCAGCGCCCTGCTCGCCTTTGCGCGGGCTAGCTGA
- a CDS encoding fatty acid desaturase, whose product MSLSLTLLTYALGTKIPLTAMAAPLWLLYAVVAGTVAGGCWVIAHECGHRAFHPNPRVEAVVGFVLHSLLLVPYFSWQHSHAVHHANCNHMEGGETHVPPRAGSPAGRLVARISKQLGPELYGVTSLITHLLLGWPLYLLFGVAGGENYGAPTSHFTIAGPFRNGRRALFPNACIGLMRLSNLGLLGMLAILVLAAIQFSPARVLCVYGLPYLVINSWLVGYTWLQHTDTDIPHFSTPDWTWAKGALQTVDRPYGPILNLLHHGIGSTHVCHHVNPRIPHYNAWRATSLLKERFPHLVRYDPTPIHRALWRVATRCAVVQQPSSGEGFFYQPQPVSEA is encoded by the coding sequence CGCATTAGGAACGAAAATTCCCTTGACAGCCATGGCGGCGCCGCTCTGGCTTCTCTATGCGGTGGTGGCCGGCACCGTGGCCGGCGGTTGCTGGGTGATCGCCCATGAATGTGGTCACCGGGCTTTTCATCCCAACCCCCGGGTGGAGGCTGTTGTTGGATTCGTCTTGCACAGCCTGCTGCTGGTGCCTTACTTCAGTTGGCAGCACAGCCATGCGGTGCACCACGCCAATTGCAACCACATGGAGGGGGGGGAAACCCATGTGCCCCCTCGGGCAGGGTCGCCCGCAGGACGCCTTGTGGCGCGGATTAGCAAGCAGCTCGGGCCAGAGCTTTATGGGGTCACCTCCTTGATCACCCATCTGCTGTTGGGCTGGCCGCTATACCTGCTGTTTGGTGTGGCGGGTGGTGAAAACTACGGTGCGCCAACTTCCCACTTCACCATAGCTGGGCCGTTTCGCAACGGCAGGCGCGCCCTGTTCCCGAATGCCTGCATCGGCTTGATGCGGCTCTCGAATCTTGGCCTGCTGGGGATGTTGGCGATCCTGGTGTTGGCTGCAATTCAATTCTCTCCAGCGAGGGTATTATGTGTCTACGGACTGCCCTACCTGGTGATCAATTCCTGGCTAGTGGGTTATACCTGGCTCCAGCACACCGACACCGATATTCCCCACTTTTCCACCCCTGATTGGACCTGGGCCAAGGGTGCCCTCCAGACCGTGGATCGCCCCTACGGCCCAATTTTGAATTTGCTCCACCACGGCATTGGTTCCACCCACGTGTGCCATCACGTCAATCCTCGGATTCCCCACTACAACGCCTGGAGGGCCACTTCCCTACTGAAGGAGCGCTTCCCCCATCTCGTGCGCTATGACCCCACCCCGATCCATCGGGCCCTATGGCGGGTCGCCACCCGTTGTGCCGTCGTGCAGCAGCCCAGCTCCGGTGAAGGCTTTTTCTACCAACCGCAGCCCGTTAGTGAGGCTTGA